The region CCTGGGAATTTAGGAACTATTATCCGTTTGGCAGACTGGTTTGGAATAGAACAGATCGTCTGCAGTGAAGATACGGTAGATTTTTATAATCCTAAAGTAATTCAGGCAACCATGGGATCATTTACAAGAGTGAATGTTCTTTATACTCGTCTAACAGAATATCTTTCCAATACGAAAAATATCAACGTAGGAACGGATATGATAGGAGAGAACCTTTATACATTTGAAAGGCCTGAAAATTTAAATTTAATTTTAGGTAATGAAGGAAACGGAATGCGCTCTGAAACTGAAAAATTACTTCAGAAAAACATTACCATCCCTAGATTCGGAAAATCTCAATCTACAGAAAGCCTGAATGTTTCTATGGCAGCAGGAATTATTTTAGGTCAATTG is a window of Candidatus Chryseobacterium colombiense DNA encoding:
- a CDS encoding RNA methyltransferase; this translates as MLTAHTIKILQSLDKKKFRQKYNLFLVEGNKTIRELFNSNFKIKEIFSTDPQKLDHSNVPVTHVSENELKKISFLMNPKDSVAVCWLNEEPTEIEDKKIQLVLDGIQDPGNLGTIIRLADWFGIEQIVCSEDTVDFYNPKVIQATMGSFTRVNVLYTRLTEYLSNTKNINVGTDMIGENLYTFERPENLNLILGNEGNGMRSETEKLLQKNITIPRFGKSQSTESLNVSMAAGIILGQLFSK